A section of the Effusibacillus lacus genome encodes:
- the cysE gene encoding serine O-acetyltransferase: MWKLMKEDVQAVFDRDPAARSVFEVVLTYSGLHALWAHRVAHAFYKKGYFTLARFISQLARFVTGIEIHPGARIGRRLFIDHGSGVVIGETAEIGDDVTIYQGVTLGGTGKEKGKRHPTIGNNVLISSGAKVLGSITVGDNCKIGAGSVVLKPVPPNSTVVGVPGRVVVQNGRRIDDLDQCNLPDPVMEAIKQMQEEIALLRKELETVKSGGDRRDHQDL, from the coding sequence ATGTGGAAATTGATGAAGGAAGATGTGCAAGCCGTTTTTGACCGGGATCCTGCCGCCAGAAGCGTCTTTGAGGTTGTGCTGACATATTCGGGATTGCATGCATTATGGGCCCACCGGGTGGCTCATGCTTTCTATAAGAAAGGGTATTTCACTCTTGCGCGGTTTATCTCACAATTGGCCCGGTTTGTGACAGGCATTGAAATTCACCCGGGTGCCAGGATCGGCCGCAGGCTGTTTATCGACCATGGATCTGGCGTGGTGATTGGGGAGACTGCCGAAATTGGCGATGATGTAACCATTTACCAAGGAGTTACTTTAGGTGGTACCGGCAAAGAGAAGGGAAAGCGTCATCCGACTATCGGCAATAATGTCTTGATCTCATCCGGTGCGAAAGTGTTGGGTTCCATTACAGTAGGCGACAATTGCAAGATAGGTGCCGGGTCGGTGGTCTTGAAACCGGTGCCTCCTAATTCTACTGTTGTCGGGGTGCCGGGTCGAGTGGTCGTCCAGAACGGGAGGCGGATTGACGACCTTGATCAGTGCAATTTGCCCGACCCCGTAATGGAAGCCATCAAGCAGATGCAGGAAGAGATTGCGTTGTTGCGCAAGGAACTGGAAACGGTAAAAAGCGGAGGAGATCGGCGTGACCATCAGGATTTATAA
- the nusG gene encoding transcription termination/antitermination protein NusG — protein sequence MEKRWYVVHTYSGYENKVKTNLERRVQSMEMQDKIFRVLVPMEEEMEVKNGRKKAVMRKVFPGYVLVEMIMTDDSWYVVRNTPGVTGFVGSAGSGSKPTPLMPHEVRAILRQMGVEETKPKVEFTVKEAVRVVEGPFANFVGSVEEIHPDKQKVKVLVSMFGRETPLELDFSQIEKL from the coding sequence ATGGAAAAACGTTGGTATGTGGTGCATACCTATTCCGGTTATGAAAACAAAGTGAAAACCAACCTCGAGCGGCGTGTCCAGTCCATGGAGATGCAGGACAAGATCTTCCGTGTCCTCGTTCCGATGGAAGAAGAGATGGAAGTCAAGAACGGGAGGAAGAAAGCGGTGATGCGCAAAGTCTTCCCCGGGTATGTTCTGGTCGAAATGATCATGACGGATGATTCCTGGTATGTGGTGCGGAATACGCCAGGCGTTACCGGGTTTGTCGGTTCTGCCGGTTCGGGATCCAAGCCGACTCCGCTCATGCCGCATGAGGTTCGTGCCATTCTCCGGCAAATGGGTGTTGAAGAGACCAAACCCAAGGTCGAATTCACGGTCAAAGAAGCTGTGCGGGTTGTGGAAGGTCCCTTTGCCAATTTTGTGGGCAGTGTGGAAGAAATTCATCCGGATAAACAGAAAGTTAAAGTGCTTGTTTCCATGTTTGGCCGAGAAACCCCTTTGGAACTTGATTTTTCGCAAATCGAGAAGTTATAA
- the sigH gene encoding RNA polymerase sporulation sigma factor SigH, with product MLSSNLHLQLVDEVKGWSEFSDEDLVEAVRGGDDEALEHLIHRYKNFVKAKARSYFLIGADREDIVQEGMIGLYKSIRDYRDDKLTSFKAFAELCITRQIITAIKTATRQKHIPLNSYVSLDKPIYDEDSDRTLLDVICGSRVSDPEELLINQEEFVDIEAKMGEILSDLERKVLMLYLDGRSYQEIAVDLKRHVKSIDNALQRVKRKLERYLEVRDIN from the coding sequence GTGTTGTCATCGAATCTCCATTTGCAATTGGTAGATGAGGTTAAAGGTTGGAGCGAATTTTCAGACGAAGACCTGGTTGAAGCAGTCAGGGGCGGCGACGATGAAGCGCTTGAACACCTGATTCACAGATACAAGAACTTTGTCAAAGCCAAAGCCCGTTCCTATTTTTTAATCGGGGCTGACCGGGAAGACATTGTGCAGGAAGGTATGATCGGCCTCTACAAATCGATTCGCGACTATCGCGACGACAAACTCACTTCCTTCAAAGCATTCGCCGAACTGTGCATCACAAGGCAGATTATCACTGCCATCAAGACAGCCACCCGTCAGAAACATATTCCCCTCAACTCTTATGTTTCGTTGGACAAGCCCATCTATGACGAAGATTCGGATCGTACCCTGCTGGATGTGATCTGCGGTTCCCGTGTTTCGGACCCGGAGGAACTTCTTATCAACCAGGAGGAATTTGTTGACATAGAAGCCAAGATGGGCGAGATACTTAGCGATTTGGAGCGCAAGGTGCTGATGCTGTACCTGGATGGGCGTTCCTATCAAGAGATTGCAGTGGACCTGAAACGGCATGTGAAGTCAATTGACAACGCTTTGCAGCGGGTCAAGAGGAAGTTGGAACGATATCTTGAAGTCCGGGACATCAATTAG
- the cysS gene encoding cysteine--tRNA ligase: MTIRIYNTLTRRKEEFVPVEPGKVRMYVCGPTVYNYFHIGNARPFLIFDVVRRYLEYSGYEVTYVQNFTDVDDKIIRVANEEGVHPQVVADRFVKAYFHDAESIGIRRADVHPRVTEHMQEILEMIGLLIEKGFAYEVDGDVYYSTTKFPDYGKLSKQPIDDLLAGARIEISEKKRNPLDFTLWKAAKPGEVSWPSPWGQGRPGWHIECSAMSKKYLGDTIDIHAGGHDLIFPHHENEIAQSEAANGTTFARYWMHNGYININNEKMSKSLGNFVLVHELIDQYDPRVIRYFLLSAHYRNPINFSQELMEQAAVGLERVDTAVSNMSHWLANAPEGDSDKKEDQSIWKAKFTEAMNDDFNTADAIAAIFELVREANSYLHGTHPEPAIVRSYRDVLVELTDVLGLAPTLETNRLASEVERLIQERTLARQNRDFKRADEIRDQLTAMGIILEDTPQGVRWKRK, translated from the coding sequence GTGACCATCAGGATTTATAATACATTGACCCGCCGGAAAGAAGAGTTTGTCCCTGTGGAACCGGGCAAAGTCCGGATGTATGTTTGCGGGCCCACCGTTTACAACTATTTTCACATTGGCAATGCCCGGCCTTTTTTGATCTTTGATGTGGTCAGGCGTTATCTGGAATACAGCGGGTATGAGGTAACCTATGTCCAAAACTTTACCGATGTGGATGACAAAATCATCCGGGTGGCAAATGAGGAGGGTGTGCACCCCCAGGTGGTGGCTGACCGTTTTGTAAAAGCCTATTTTCATGACGCAGAATCCATCGGGATTCGCAGGGCGGATGTCCATCCGCGCGTAACTGAGCATATGCAGGAAATCCTTGAGATGATCGGTTTGTTGATTGAGAAAGGGTTTGCTTATGAGGTAGACGGAGACGTCTACTACAGCACGACGAAGTTTCCGGACTACGGCAAGCTGTCCAAACAGCCGATTGATGATTTGTTGGCGGGTGCCCGCATTGAAATCTCGGAGAAGAAACGCAACCCGCTGGATTTTACATTATGGAAAGCGGCCAAACCGGGTGAAGTCAGTTGGCCATCCCCTTGGGGACAAGGGCGTCCGGGCTGGCACATAGAATGTTCCGCCATGAGCAAAAAGTATCTGGGCGATACAATCGATATTCATGCGGGCGGCCATGACCTGATTTTTCCCCATCATGAAAACGAAATTGCCCAGTCGGAAGCCGCCAACGGAACAACCTTCGCCCGATACTGGATGCACAACGGCTATATCAACATTAACAACGAGAAGATGTCCAAGTCCTTGGGCAACTTCGTTCTGGTTCATGAACTGATTGACCAGTACGATCCGCGGGTCATCCGTTATTTCTTGCTGTCGGCCCACTACCGCAATCCGATCAACTTCTCTCAGGAATTGATGGAACAGGCAGCTGTCGGATTGGAGAGGGTTGACACCGCTGTTTCCAACATGAGCCATTGGTTGGCAAATGCGCCGGAAGGGGATTCTGACAAGAAAGAAGATCAGTCGATATGGAAGGCGAAATTCACCGAAGCGATGAACGACGATTTCAACACGGCTGACGCCATTGCAGCCATCTTTGAACTGGTTCGGGAGGCGAACTCCTATCTTCATGGGACTCACCCCGAGCCTGCCATCGTAAGGAGCTACCGTGACGTTCTGGTGGAACTGACGGATGTGTTGGGACTTGCGCCAACACTTGAAACCAATCGGCTGGCTTCAGAGGTGGAACGATTGATACAGGAAAGGACATTGGCCCGGCAGAACCGAGACTTTAAGCGGGCGGACGAAATTCGCGACCAATTGACAGCGATGGGCATTATACTGGAAGATACACCGCAAGGCGTAAGATGGAAACGGAAGTGA
- the secE gene encoding preprotein translocase subunit SecE, whose protein sequence is MKIVSGVVSFFREGWGELKRVRWPSRKELLSYTVVVLTTCIIMAIVIFLFDLGVSELLKLIGLGR, encoded by the coding sequence ATGAAGATAGTGTCGGGAGTAGTCTCCTTCTTCCGTGAGGGATGGGGAGAGTTGAAGAGAGTCCGCTGGCCGAGCCGGAAAGAATTGCTGTCATACACGGTGGTCGTGTTAACCACTTGTATCATTATGGCAATTGTGATTTTTTTATTCGATCTTGGTGTCAGCGAATTGCTGAAGTTGATTGGTTTGGGTCGATAG
- a CDS encoding Mini-ribonuclease 3, which translates to MEQLKAETTRNPQEMPGLALAYMGDAVWELLVRQHLLGQGEMRPHRLQKMSVYYVKAKSQAQILHFLSGDLTEEEASVVRRGRNAKSGTVPKNADVIDYRHSTGFESLIGYLYLKGEHERLRQLAASAIQYVDTILRKG; encoded by the coding sequence ATGGAACAATTAAAGGCCGAAACCACACGCAACCCGCAGGAAATGCCGGGTTTGGCACTTGCCTATATGGGGGATGCCGTATGGGAACTGCTTGTACGCCAGCATCTGCTGGGGCAAGGAGAAATGCGCCCCCACCGTTTGCAGAAAATGTCGGTGTATTATGTGAAAGCCAAGTCCCAAGCGCAAATCCTGCACTTCCTGTCGGGAGACCTGACGGAAGAAGAGGCTTCTGTTGTGCGACGGGGGAGGAACGCCAAATCGGGCACCGTTCCGAAAAATGCGGATGTGATTGACTATCGTCACAGCACAGGTTTTGAGAGTTTAATCGGGTACCTGTACCTGAAGGGGGAACATGAGCGGCTTCGCCAGTTGGCCGCCAGTGCCATCCAATACGTAGATACGATACTGCGAAAGGGTTGA
- a CDS encoding NYN domain-containing protein, producing MKEVLIVDGYNIIGSWPQLVELKRESLELARDELIGILKEYQKFTGMQVILVFDAHLMQGARREYRPGQIRVLFTKEEETADELIERIVYEMEKQATHIYVATSDLVEQQITFGGGALRISARELEARIKEARKSIRKHVKRLENQRNTIGDQLDEKVAEIFEKWRRKDID from the coding sequence ATGAAAGAAGTATTGATCGTTGACGGGTACAACATTATCGGTTCCTGGCCGCAGCTTGTCGAGTTGAAGCGGGAGAGTCTTGAACTGGCCCGTGATGAGTTGATCGGAATTCTGAAGGAATATCAAAAGTTTACAGGGATGCAGGTCATTCTTGTGTTTGACGCCCATTTGATGCAGGGAGCCAGAAGGGAATACCGGCCGGGTCAGATCCGGGTTCTGTTCACCAAAGAGGAAGAAACGGCGGACGAGCTGATTGAAAGGATCGTTTACGAGATGGAAAAACAAGCCACCCATATCTACGTGGCCACCTCGGATCTTGTGGAACAGCAGATTACCTTTGGCGGGGGGGCTCTTCGCATTTCTGCCCGGGAACTGGAAGCCCGTATCAAAGAGGCTCGCAAATCGATCCGAAAACATGTGAAAAGATTAGAAAATCAAAGAAATACAATTGGCGATCAATTAGATGAGAAAGTGGCGGAAATATTCGAAAAATGGAGGAGAAAAGACATAGATTGA
- the ispD gene encoding 2-C-methyl-D-erythritol 4-phosphate cytidylyltransferase, which translates to MKVSAIVVAAGNGTRMRTDKKKPYMDIAGEPLLVRTLRAIESSPLVREIVLVVGEEDLNEAKLLVDQYGIRRVTRYAAGGIERQDSVRNGLEALDSAPDLVVVHDGARPFVTAEEMERVIQAAADCGAAIIGTPVKDTIKRVSNGLVQETIPRNDLYSVQTPQAFRTQLLREAHEKAARNGFRGTDDASLVEWTGHPVKIVEGSYRNIKITTPEDLVVAEAFLQKDR; encoded by the coding sequence GTGAAAGTATCAGCGATTGTGGTGGCGGCCGGGAACGGAACCCGGATGCGTACCGACAAGAAGAAGCCTTACATGGATATTGCGGGTGAACCGTTACTTGTCCGGACTTTGCGGGCGATAGAAAGCTCCCCTTTGGTACGGGAGATTGTGCTGGTAGTCGGTGAGGAAGATTTGAATGAGGCAAAACTTCTGGTGGACCAATATGGGATCCGGCGTGTCACCCGGTATGCGGCAGGTGGAATTGAACGGCAGGATTCGGTTCGCAACGGATTGGAAGCCCTTGACTCTGCCCCCGATCTGGTAGTGGTGCATGATGGAGCACGCCCGTTCGTCACCGCAGAAGAAATGGAACGGGTGATTCAGGCTGCGGCGGATTGCGGTGCAGCCATAATCGGAACACCTGTGAAGGATACCATTAAAAGAGTGAGTAACGGGCTGGTACAGGAAACGATTCCAAGGAATGATTTGTATTCGGTGCAGACGCCACAGGCGTTTCGGACGCAACTCTTGAGGGAAGCGCATGAAAAGGCGGCAAGGAATGGTTTCAGGGGAACTGACGATGCATCCCTTGTGGAATGGACAGGCCACCCGGTAAAGATCGTCGAAGGGTCTTATCGCAACATTAAGATTACTACACCCGAAGATCTGGTAGTTGCGGAAGCGTTTCTGCAGAAGGACAGATGA
- the rlmB gene encoding 23S rRNA (guanosine(2251)-2'-O)-methyltransferase RlmB has translation MAKAERTKRRGRVEPGTKAQSRTAGKREVQPHAASKENIEQIEGRHPVLEALKSGRELNKILMAEGVEGGSANEILARAKERGVVVQRVPKAKLDTISVTRNHQGVLAYLAAKDYVDLEVILEAADRSPRPGLIVVLDEIEDPHNLGSILRTADGAGAHGVIIPKRRAVPLTAVVAKASAGAIEHVPVARVTNISQTLEGLKKAGYWVIGTDVGAAAMYHQVDMTGPVVLVIGNEGKGLGEVVKKRCDHLIRLPMIGHVQSLNAGVAAGILLYEAVRQRGSRS, from the coding sequence ATGGCTAAAGCTGAGCGTACAAAAAGGCGGGGCCGGGTGGAACCGGGCACCAAGGCTCAATCCAGAACGGCGGGCAAACGGGAGGTGCAGCCCCATGCTGCTTCCAAAGAAAACATTGAACAGATTGAAGGCCGCCACCCTGTATTGGAAGCGTTAAAAAGCGGCCGTGAGCTGAACAAGATCCTCATGGCGGAAGGGGTGGAAGGCGGTTCGGCAAACGAAATTCTGGCCCGGGCAAAAGAGCGGGGAGTGGTTGTCCAGCGGGTTCCCAAGGCGAAGCTGGATACGATTTCTGTTACAAGAAATCACCAGGGGGTTCTCGCCTACCTGGCCGCCAAAGATTACGTGGATCTGGAAGTGATACTGGAGGCGGCAGACCGGTCTCCGCGTCCCGGGCTGATTGTCGTCCTTGATGAAATTGAGGATCCCCACAATCTGGGCTCCATCTTGCGGACTGCAGACGGAGCGGGGGCTCATGGAGTCATCATCCCCAAACGGCGCGCGGTGCCTTTGACCGCCGTCGTGGCAAAGGCGTCGGCGGGAGCGATTGAGCATGTTCCGGTAGCCCGTGTGACCAACATCTCGCAAACTCTGGAAGGTTTGAAAAAAGCGGGCTACTGGGTAATCGGAACAGACGTCGGCGCAGCAGCCATGTACCATCAGGTTGACATGACCGGTCCGGTGGTGCTGGTGATTGGCAATGAAGGAAAAGGTTTGGGCGAAGTGGTGAAGAAACGGTGCGATCATCTGATCCGTTTGCCGATGATTGGTCATGTGCAGTCGCTCAATGCCGGAGTGGCAGCCGGAATCCTGTTGTATGAAGCCGTCCGTCAGCGTGGGAGCAGGAGTTAA
- the rpmG gene encoding 50S ribosomal protein L33, with product MRVAVTLACTDCKQRNYITKKNKKTNPDRIELKKYCKFCNHHTVHRETR from the coding sequence ATGCGTGTTGCGGTAACGCTGGCGTGCACGGATTGCAAACAGCGCAATTATATTACCAAGAAGAACAAGAAGACCAACCCGGATCGCATCGAACTGAAAAAGTACTGTAAGTTCTGTAACCACCACACTGTTCATCGCGAAACTCGATAA
- a CDS encoding PIN/TRAM domain-containing protein, which yields MIKKIVHLFFAVTGIVLGYTLGPTLFGLIRFDSVSLDYPPFTSPLFGAIVGGLIFILLSAWMVNYSVSMIRWFEEKLLKAPLSDVFAGVVGTVAGLIIAYLLTPAITSIPIVGNVVQIFTSALLGILGFRIGYSKREELISFFPNKFGNKDKQKSPFKAGDAKILDTSVIIDGRIADIIQTGFLDGTLVIPTFVLGELQHIADSSDVLKRNRGRRGLDILNRIQKELKIKVNILDIDFDEIQEVDSKLIRLAKQMNGKVVTNDFNLNKVCELQGVEVLNINDLANAVKPVVLPGEEILVQVIKDGKEYGQGIGYLDDGTMIVVEGGKDFIGSRLEVMVTSVLQTSAGRMIFAKPKLLEKAL from the coding sequence GTGATTAAAAAAATTGTGCATTTGTTTTTCGCAGTCACCGGGATCGTTCTTGGCTACACATTGGGGCCGACGTTATTTGGACTCATTCGTTTTGATTCTGTCAGTTTAGATTATCCTCCGTTTACATCGCCGCTTTTCGGGGCGATTGTTGGCGGTCTGATTTTTATTCTTTTATCGGCATGGATGGTCAATTACAGTGTCTCGATGATCCGGTGGTTTGAAGAAAAACTGCTGAAAGCCCCGTTGTCGGATGTGTTTGCAGGAGTAGTCGGTACAGTGGCGGGTCTTATAATCGCCTATCTGTTGACTCCTGCGATTACCAGTATTCCAATTGTAGGAAATGTGGTGCAAATTTTTACCAGTGCATTGCTCGGGATCTTGGGGTTCCGGATCGGATACAGCAAACGGGAAGAGTTGATATCCTTCTTTCCCAACAAGTTCGGCAACAAGGACAAGCAAAAGAGTCCATTCAAAGCAGGAGATGCAAAGATCCTGGACACCAGCGTGATTATTGACGGGCGGATTGCAGACATTATTCAAACGGGATTTCTAGACGGAACTCTGGTCATCCCAACCTTTGTACTGGGGGAACTGCAGCATATTGCCGATTCCTCAGACGTTTTGAAGCGGAACCGCGGACGCCGGGGACTGGATATCCTCAACCGGATCCAGAAGGAACTGAAGATCAAGGTCAATATTCTTGATATTGACTTCGATGAAATTCAGGAAGTGGATTCGAAACTGATCCGTTTGGCGAAACAGATGAACGGCAAGGTGGTCACCAACGACTTCAATTTGAACAAAGTATGTGAACTGCAAGGGGTTGAGGTGCTTAACATCAACGACCTTGCCAATGCGGTCAAACCGGTCGTATTGCCGGGAGAAGAGATCCTGGTGCAGGTGATCAAGGACGGAAAAGAATACGGCCAGGGCATCGGTTACCTGGATGACGGTACCATGATTGTGGTTGAGGGCGGCAAGGATTTTATCGGTTCTCGTCTTGAGGTAATGGTGACGAGTGTGCTGCAAACCTCGGCCGGCCGGATGATTTTTGCAAAACCAAAGCTGCTTGAGAAAGCATTGTAA
- the ispF gene encoding 2-C-methyl-D-erythritol 2,4-cyclodiphosphate synthase, producing MIRVGIGFDVHQLVEGRPLIIGGVTIPYEKGLLGHSDADVLLHSVKDALLGAIGEGDIGRHFPDTDERYRGADSVDLLRHVWRLVRDKGYRLGNIDCTVIAQKPKLAPYIEEMRGVIAKELDADLSQINVKATTTEKLGFTGRGEGIAAQAVVLLFTP from the coding sequence ATGATACGTGTTGGAATCGGATTTGATGTGCATCAATTGGTGGAGGGGCGTCCGTTGATCATTGGCGGTGTGACCATTCCTTATGAGAAAGGGTTGCTTGGTCATTCGGATGCTGACGTGCTGCTTCATTCTGTGAAAGATGCACTGCTGGGTGCCATCGGAGAAGGGGATATCGGCAGGCACTTTCCCGATACGGACGAGCGTTACCGGGGAGCGGACTCAGTTGACCTCTTGCGTCACGTCTGGCGTCTGGTGAGAGACAAAGGATACCGGCTGGGGAACATCGATTGTACCGTGATCGCCCAAAAACCGAAATTGGCCCCCTACATCGAAGAAATGCGGGGCGTGATTGCCAAAGAACTGGATGCGGACTTGTCCCAGATCAATGTCAAGGCCACGACCACGGAAAAATTGGGCTTTACGGGGCGCGGTGAAGGGATTGCGGCACAGGCTGTTGTACTATTATTTACCCCATAA
- the gltX gene encoding glutamate--tRNA ligase has product MTVRVRYAPSPTGHLHIGGARTALFNYLLARKAGGTYILRIEDTDQSRNVEHADEKFLENFKWLGLHWDEGPGVGGEYGPYSCMERLPVYNEYVNQLLEQGKAYYCYCTEEELEKEREEAMAQGQMPRYSGRCRSLTPDQKSAYEKEGRKKTIRFRVPDGKIIKFTDLVRGDMHFESDGIGDYVIVKSDGIPTYNFAVTIDDHLMKISHVIRGEEHLSNTPRQILIYDAFGWDKPQFAHVSLILNRDGKKLSKRDESIIQFIEQYRNLGYLPEAILNYLALLGWSPGGEQEIFSLEELVQAFSLDRVSKSGAIFDTEKLAWMNSHYIKQADLQRIVELAIPHLQQAGYIGETFDHSWVTKLVALHKEKMSYVAELPELAKQFFEDDLVYAGEAAEILQEEQVPVVVAAFLEKAKQMPEWTAGSIQLALKEIQKETGYKGRALFMTVRVAATGQVHGPDLNQSLELLGRERVITRLQNILVKS; this is encoded by the coding sequence ATGACGGTAAGAGTTCGATATGCGCCCAGTCCTACCGGACATTTACATATAGGTGGGGCAAGAACGGCCCTGTTTAATTACCTGTTGGCCAGGAAGGCGGGAGGCACTTACATCCTGCGAATTGAAGATACCGATCAGTCCCGTAATGTGGAACATGCGGATGAAAAGTTTCTGGAGAATTTCAAATGGTTGGGTCTGCATTGGGATGAAGGGCCTGGCGTGGGCGGGGAATACGGCCCGTACAGTTGTATGGAACGGCTTCCTGTATACAATGAATATGTAAATCAACTGTTGGAGCAAGGAAAGGCCTATTATTGCTACTGCACCGAAGAGGAACTGGAGAAAGAGCGGGAAGAAGCGATGGCCCAGGGCCAAATGCCCCGTTATTCCGGACGTTGCCGCAGTTTGACACCCGATCAAAAGTCCGCTTATGAAAAGGAAGGACGGAAGAAGACGATACGTTTCCGGGTGCCTGATGGAAAGATCATCAAGTTTACCGATCTTGTCCGTGGAGACATGCACTTTGAATCGGACGGCATCGGCGATTATGTGATTGTAAAGTCGGACGGGATTCCCACCTACAATTTTGCTGTTACCATCGACGACCACCTCATGAAGATCAGTCATGTGATCCGCGGGGAGGAGCACCTGTCCAATACCCCCAGGCAAATTTTGATCTATGATGCTTTCGGTTGGGACAAACCGCAATTTGCCCATGTATCCCTGATCCTGAACCGGGACGGAAAGAAGCTTTCCAAACGGGACGAATCCATCATTCAGTTCATAGAACAATATCGCAACCTCGGCTATTTGCCGGAAGCGATCCTCAATTATCTGGCGCTGCTCGGGTGGTCTCCCGGCGGTGAACAGGAGATTTTCTCGCTGGAAGAGCTGGTGCAGGCTTTCTCGCTTGACAGAGTTTCCAAATCGGGTGCAATCTTTGACACGGAGAAACTGGCCTGGATGAACAGCCATTACATCAAACAGGCGGATCTTCAGCGCATCGTTGAATTGGCAATCCCTCATCTGCAGCAGGCAGGATACATCGGGGAGACCTTTGACCACTCCTGGGTAACCAAACTGGTGGCCTTGCACAAGGAAAAAATGTCCTATGTGGCGGAACTTCCGGAGTTGGCCAAACAGTTCTTTGAAGATGACTTGGTCTATGCGGGGGAAGCTGCGGAAATTCTGCAAGAGGAGCAGGTCCCCGTTGTGGTGGCAGCTTTCCTTGAGAAAGCGAAACAAATGCCGGAGTGGACAGCCGGATCGATTCAGCTGGCCCTCAAAGAAATTCAGAAAGAAACGGGCTATAAGGGGCGTGCCTTGTTCATGACCGTGCGGGTTGCGGCCACCGGACAGGTGCACGGACCGGATCTGAATCAGTCCCTGGAGCTGTTGGGCCGGGAACGTGTAATAACCCGTTTGCAAAATATATTGGTAAAATCTTAA
- the rplK gene encoding 50S ribosomal protein L11 produces the protein MAKKVIKVVKLQIPAGKATPAPPVGPALGQAGVNIMGFCKEFNARTAEQGGLIIPVVITVYEDRSFTFETKTPPAAVLLKKAAGIETASGEPNKKKVATLKRAKVREIAETKMADLNAASVEAAMRMVEGTARSMGIVIED, from the coding sequence GTGGCTAAGAAAGTGATCAAAGTTGTGAAGCTTCAGATTCCTGCCGGTAAAGCCACCCCTGCACCGCCGGTTGGTCCTGCGCTGGGTCAGGCTGGGGTTAACATTATGGGTTTCTGTAAGGAATTCAACGCACGTACGGCAGAACAAGGCGGCCTGATCATTCCTGTTGTGATCACCGTTTATGAAGACCGTTCCTTCACGTTCGAAACGAAGACTCCGCCGGCGGCTGTTCTGTTGAAGAAAGCTGCAGGCATCGAGACAGCTTCGGGTGAGCCGAACAAGAAGAAAGTTGCTACTCTCAAACGTGCCAAGGTTCGCGAAATCGCGGAAACCAAGATGGCGGATCTCAATGCGGCCAGCGTTGAAGCAGCCATGCGCATGGTGGAAGGCACTGCCCGTTCCATGGGTATTGTCATCGAAGATTAA